A single window of Solenopsis invicta isolate M01_SB chromosome 3, UNIL_Sinv_3.0, whole genome shotgun sequence DNA harbors:
- the LOC105204546 gene encoding protein AF-10, translating to MKEMLGGCCVCSDERGWTENPLVYCDGQGCTVAVHQACYGIVTVPTGPWYCRKCESQERSARVRCELCPSRDGALKRTNQAGWAHVVCALYIPEVRFGNVTTMEPIILELVPSERFSKTCYICEEQGRGSRANVGACMQCNKTGCRQQFHVTCAQALGLLCEEAGNYLDNVKYCGYCQHHYSKLKKGGNVKTIPPYKPIPADNGSSDSSPEKEAETPIKTSGKRKSSSSKSSANSKSKSNASPSLEINGVADDKSGNSGRNTPKDNSTSSSKFTTSNFVETIVTQSESVFGHDGSGTVTTVTTTMTASTIKTNAGNSNATHKNVGGQGKSNSSASNKTSSHSKKRKTGARTPTVIGNENSNQSASSEASGSVVMAVSSVVQQQTVPSNNVQPTITEATSLSITTEPEKSKKLKVESPIQSSLNTQVAPEVTTTPVIMAVTQSQSSVVTQSPTTTSNSIVVSVPLIATSLAGATVQSVVTSAPTMYQQLQQSIITTAANTEPRSSAIPSTERFATGDAPIKRSRSQSSDKQEKPRKPKRGSSANSQQSLPQSQTTASSIVTSVSSTAVVTTSKRGARNNHQTPPPAATVAPVPSIIQGPASATVGHFSSIGGGGGGLGSVNIMGPTVKESPPSSPGSESMSSSTGKRKRKAAASTPIPSASTTPTAIANATIKEENNVKLFQNGVSAPHMLGNQLNPTSTMAQKMSDTLSQELEAHSIFTEASNSNTSLIGPQLHSRVIASIRSSQSGVPPTSFSSVFSTNSGGIGLSTASTSGTLTSGAVPQTLDQLLERQWEQGSQFLMEQAQHFDIASLLSCLHQLRAENLRLEEHVNNLLQRRDHLLAVNARLAIPLTSQPSSHPVNNIHPAVNPAHPSVSHSEVPPGAPAPGPRVSRERVNNTYMPHSSSSSHSTTLENGLPPDPSPPAAASLAQYHRGSLVAPQPSPTIRHSPAGAGYLQGQPSNIVSPAPANTSGVVRNSSVTPDPLRGVPRSASQPSSNYIPSMYQPTMSSLTSNQVSGVHNLHSHGPSPTSHGPPGKPS from the exons ATGAAGGAGATGCTCGGAGGGTGCTGCGTGTGTTCTGATGAGAGGGGCTGGACCGAGAATCCGCTGGTGTATTGCGATGGACAGGGCTGCACTGTTGCTGTGCACCAAG CATGCTATGGTATTGTCACTGTGCCAACAGGGCCATGGTACTGCAGGAAATGTGAATCACAGGAACGTAGTGCTCGAGTG CGCTGTGAGTTATGCCCGAGTCGGGATGGAGCTCTTAAGAGGACAAATCAGGCTGGATGGGCGCACGTTGTATGCGCTCTCTATATTCCTGAAGTTCGGTTCGGTAACGTGACCACAATGGAACCGATTATATTGGAGCTTGTTCCCTCGGAGAGATTTAGCAAA acaTGTTACATCTGTGAGGAGCAAGGTAGAGGTAGCAGAGCAAACGTGGGAGCCTGCATGCAGTGTAACAAAACAGGCTGCAGGCAGCAATTTCATGTTACCTGTGCACAAGCTCTGGGCTTGCTCTGTGAAGAAGCTGGAAATTACCTCGACAATGTGAAATATTGCGGTTACTGCCAGCATCACTATTCGAAATTG aaaaaggGTGGTAATGTGAAAACAATACCACCGTACAAACCGATACCTGCCGACAACGGTTCATCAGATTCATCGCCGGAGAAAGAAGCGGAAACGCCAATAAAGACAAGTGGCAAGCGTAAGAGCTCGAGTTCCAAGTCCAGCGCGAATTCTAAAAGTAAATCGAATGCTAGTCCCAGTTTAGAAATAAATGGCGTAGCGGATGACAAGAGTGGTAACAGCGGTCGCAACACGCCCAAGGACAATTCCACTAGCTCCAGCAAATTCACGACCTCCAACTTCGTCGAGACCATCGTTACACAATCGGAGAGTGTGTTTGGACACGACGGTAGCGGCACGGTCACCACTGTCACCACGACAATGACTGCTTCCACGATAAAGACAAACGCTGGCAATTCCAATGCGACGCACAAGAACGTTGGAGGTCAGGGAAAGTCTAATTCGTCGGCCTCCAACAAGACGTCGAGCCACAGTAAGAAAAGGAAGACTGGAGCGCGTACTCCGACTGTAATAGGAAATGAAAATTCGAATCAATCGGCCAGCTCGGAGGCCAGCGGCTCGGTCGTGATGGCAGTCAGCTCTGTGGTGCAACAACAGACCGTCCCAAGTAACAACGTGCAACCAACAATCACTGAAGCCACTAGCTTAAGCATAACGACAGAACCGGAAAAGTCAAAGAAG CTAAAAGTTGAGAGTCCGATTCAGTCGTCGTTGAACACACAAGTAGCCCCAGAGGTGACCACCACGCCTGTGATAATGGCGGTGACGCAATCACAATCTTCGGTCGTAACCCAGTCGCCGACGACTACGTCGAACAGCATCGTCGTGTCTGTGCCGTTGATCGCTACCTCGCTCGCCGGCGCCACGGTCCAGAGCGTGGTGACGAGCGCGCCGACTATGTATCAACAGCTACAACAGAGCATAATCACCACGGCCGCCAACACCGAGCCGCGGTCAAGCGCGATACCGAGTACCGAGAGGTTTGCCACTGGGGACGCGCCGATAAAACGATCTCG TTCCCAGTCATCGGACAAGCAGGAGAAACCTCGCAAGCCAAAGCGCGGCTCATCTGCCAACAGCCAACAATCACTGCCACAGTCGCAAACTACAGCCTCATCGATCGTAACCTCTGTATCCAGCACCGCGGTCGTGACGACGTCCAAGAGGGGCGCGAGGAACAATCATCAGACTCCGCCGCCTGCCGCCACGGTGGCCCCGGTGCCGTCAATCATTCAGGGCCCTGCATCCGCTACTGTCGGCCATTTCAGTAgcatcggcggcggcggcggcggtctaGGCTCTGTGAACATCATGGGACCGACCGTCAAGGAGTCGCCGCCCAGCAGTCCTGGATCAGAGAGTATGAGCAGCAGCACGGGTAAACGAAAGAGAAAAGCTGCCGCGTCCACGCCCATTCCGTCTGCATCGACCACACCGACCGCTATTGCTAACGCCacaataaaagaagaaaataatgtgAAATT ATTTCAAAATGGAGTCAGTGCACCGCACATGTTGGGAAATCAATTGAATCCCACTTCGACAATGGCACAGAAGATGTCGGACACACTTTCACAAGAGCTTGAGGCCCATTCTATTTTTACAGAGGCGAGTAACTCCAATACAAGCTTGATCGGACCACAGCTGCACAGTCGAGTAATAGCATCT atacgATCTAGCCAATCAGGCGTGCCACCCACTTCGTTCTCTTCAGTCTTCTCCACGAACAGTGGTGGCATAGGTCTCAGTACAGCCAGTACTAGCGGGACTTTGACGAGCGGAGCAGTTCCGCAAACTCTCGATCAGCTTCTGGAAAGACAATGGGAGCAGGGAAGTCAATTTCTGATGGAACAAGCTCAACATTTTGACA TTGCATCCCTGCTTTCCTGCCTACATCAATTGAGAGCTGAGAACCTTAGGCTAGAGGAACATGTAAATAATCTCCTGCAAAGGAGAGACCATTTATTGGCTGTGAATGCTAGACTCGCTATTCCGTTGACATCTCAACCTAGTTCACACCCAG tgaataatatacATCCAGCAGTGAATCCGGCTCATCCTAGTGTTTCGCACTCAGAAGTGCCGCCCGGCGCTCCGGCGCCAGGACCTAGGGTGAGCCGCGAACGAGTGAATAACACGTACATGCCCCATTCGAGTTCCAGTAGTCACTCAACGACATTAGAAAACGGTTTACCGCCGGATCCTTCCCCGCCCGCGGCCGCTTCTCTCGCCCAGTATCACCGAGGATCGTTGGTCGCTCCTCAACCAAGTCCTACAATAAG GCACAGTCCAGCTGGAGCCGGATACCTTCAGGGTCAACCGAGCAACATAGTATCACCGGCGCCGGCGAATACCTCCGGCGTAGTACGGAATTCGTCCGTCACACCAGATCCACTTCGTGGAGTACCGAG GTCGGCGTCGCAGCCGTCGAGCAATTACATACCGTCAATGTATCAGCCTACCATGTCCAGCCTCACCAGCAATCAAGTGAGCGGTGTTCATAATCTTCACTCGCACGGACCCTCACCGACTAGCCACGGGCCGCCGGGCAAGCCCAGCTGA